A genomic segment from Cyprinus carpio isolate SPL01 chromosome A4, ASM1834038v1, whole genome shotgun sequence encodes:
- the LOC109067996 gene encoding voltage-dependent L-type calcium channel subunit alpha-1C-like isoform X27 has translation MVNESKNMYIPEDTLENHQGSNYSSPSLAPVPSLNEDERVGGGGGVLGLAPEHIPTPGASLSWQAAIDAARQAKLMGTSGAPISTASSTQRKRQHYTKPKKQASTASTRPPRALLCLTLKNPIRRACINIVEWKPFEIIILMTIFANCVALAVYIPFPEDDSNATNSNLERVEYLFLIIFTVEAFLKVIAYGLLCHPNAYLRNGWNLLDFIIVVVGLFSAILEQATKGDGGTSMGGKAAGFDVKALRAFRVLRPLRLVSGVPSLQVVLNSIIKAMVPLLHIALLVLFVIIIYAIIGLELFMGKMHRTCFFFKDGLKGPISEEKPAPCAPSSTHGRHCSMANITQCMMGWAGPNDGITNFDNFAFAMLTVFQCITMEGWTDVLYWMQDAMGYELPWVYFVSLVIFGSFFVLNLVLGVLSGEFSKEREKAKARGDFQKLREKQQLEEDLKGYLDWITQAEDIDPENDDDGLDDDKPRNLSMPASENESVNTDNAPAGDMEGETCCTRMANRISKSKFSRYSRRWNRLCRRTCRAAVKSNVFYWLVIFLVFLNTLTIASEHHQQPDWLTNVQDIANKVLLALFTGEMLLKMYSLGLQAYFVSLFNRFDSFVVCGGILETILVETKIMSPLGISVLRCVRLLRIFKITRYWNSLSNLVASLLNSVRSIASLLLLLFLFIIIFSLLGMQLFGGKFNFDETRRSTFDNFPQSLLTVFQILTGEDWNSVMYDGIMAYGGPSFPGMLVCIYFIILFICGNYILLNVFLAIAVDNLADAESLTSAQKEEEEEKERKKLARTASPEKRQNSEKPPLEDEKKEEKIELKSITSDGETATKINIDEYTGEENEEKNPYPVNDFPAGEEDDEEPEMPVGPRPRPLSDIQLKEKAVPMPEARAFFIFSPNNKFRVLCHKIVNHNIFTNLILFFILLSSISLAAEDPVNNDSFRNQILGYADYVFTGIFTIEIILKMTAYGAFLHKGSFCRNYFNILDLVVVSVSLISSGVQSSAINVVKILRVLRVLRPLRAINRAKGLKHVVQCVFVAIRTIGNIVIVTTLLQFMFACIGVQLFKGKFFYCTDTSKQTHSECRGSYILYKDGNVGKPEKAQRSWENSDFNFDDVLQGMMALFAVSTFEGWPGLLYRAIDSHTEDVGPIYNYRVIISIFFIIYIIIIAFFMMNIFVGFVIVTFQEQGEQEYKNCELDKNQRQCVEYALKARPLRRYIPKNPYQYKVWYVVNSTYFEYLMFTLILLNTICLAMQHHGQSQSFSKAMNILNMLFTGLFTVEMILKLIAFKPRHYFVDAWNTFDALIVVGSVVDIAITEVNPADPSSSPPSSVVRPMGLQNTEDNARISITFFRLFRVMRLVKLLSRGEGIRTLLWTFIKSFQALPYVALLIVMLFFIYAVIGMQMFGKIALRDNSQINRNNNFQTFPQAVLLLFRCATGEAWQEIMLACSPNRPCEKGSEVSHNSEDCGSHFAIIYFVSFYMLCAFLIINLFVAVIMDNFDYLTRDWSILGPHHLDEFKRIWAEYDPEAKGRIKHLDVVTLLRRIQPPLGFGKLCPHRVACKRLVSMNMPLNSDGTVMFNATLFALVRTALRIKTEGNLEQANEELRAIVKKIWKRTSMKLLDQVVPPAGDDEVTVGKFYATFLIQEYFRKFKKRKEQGLVAKIPPKTALSLQAGLRTLHDMGPEIRRAISGDLTVEEELERAMKETVCAASEDDIFRRSGGLFGNHVNYYHQSDGHASFPQSFTTQRPLHISKSGSPGETESPSHQKLVDSTFTPSSYSSSGSNANINNANNTAIGHRYPKPTVSTVDGHTGPPLTTVPLPRPTWCFPNKSSDSSDSRLPIIRREEASTDETYDETLLDERDQTMLSMDMMEFQDEESKQLAPMVEADVGEERRPWQSPRRRAFLCPTALGRRSSFHLECLRKHNRPDVSQKTALPLHLVHHQALAVAGLSPLLRRSHSPTLFTRLCSTPPASPSGRGGGGPCYQPVPSLRLEGSGSYEKLNSSMPSVNCSSWYSDSNGNHRGSVQRTQRPVSLTVPPVTRRDSISVAHGSACSLVEAVLISEGLGHYAQDPSFIQVAKQELADACDMTMEEMENAADNILNANAPPNANGNLLPFIQCRDTGSQESRCSHTLNLSTATGSDELLGVELECSEGAGQRNSTLMEDEDMECVTSL, from the exons GAacgggtggagtatctctttctGATCATTTTTACGGTGGAAGCATTTCTCAAAGTTATTGCATACGGGTTGCTGTGTCACCCTAATGCATACCTGCGGAATGGCTGGAACTTGTTGGATTTCATCATCGTGGTGGTAGG gctGTTCAGTGCAATATTAGAGCAGGCCACTAAAGGGGATGGTGGGACTTCAATGGGAGGCAAGGCTGCAGGGTTTGATGTAAAAGCCCTGCGAGCCTTTAGAGTGTTGAGACCTCTGAGACTCGTATCTGGAGTACCta GTTTACAGGTGGTGCTGAACTCCATCATTAAAGCCATGGTTCCCCTCCTGCACATCGCTCTGCTCGTTCTGTTCGTCATCATCATTTATGCCATCATCGGCCTAGAGCTCTTCATGGGCAAGATGCACAGAACTTGTTTTTTCTTCAAAGATGGACTCAAAG GTCCTATATCTGAAGAGAAGCCGGCCCCCTGCGCCCCAAGCTCCACCCATGGACGACACTGCTCCATGGCCAACATAACACAGTGCATGATGGGATGGGCAGGCCCAAATGATGGAATCACGAACTTTGATAACTTTGCATTTGCCATGCTAACTGTGTTTCAATGCATCACGATGGAGGGCTGGACTGACGTCCTGTACTGG ATGCAGGATGCCATGGGTTATGAGCTTCCGTGGGTCTATTTTGTCAGTCTGGTCATCTTTGGATCCTTTTTCGTTCTAAATCTGGTTCTGGGTGTGTTGAGCGG AGAGTTCTCTAAAGAGCGAGAAAAGGCCAAAGCACGCGGTGATTTCCAGAAGCTCCGTGAGAAGCAGCAGCTGGAGGAGGATCTAAAGGGCTACCTGGACTGGATCACGCAGGCGGAGGATATCGACCCTGAGAACGATGACGACGGACTGGACGACGACAAGCCTAGAAATC TGAGTATGCCGGCCAGTGAAAATGAGTCTGTGAACACTGATAATGCTCCCGCTGGAGACATGGAGGGAGAGACCTGCTGTACTCGCATGGC AAATAGGATCTCCAAATCCAAATTCAG TCGATATTCACGCCGATGGAATCGGTTATGTCGGCGCACGTGCCGTGCAGCAGTGAAGTCAAATGTGTTCTACTGGCTGGTGATCTTCCTGGTGTTTTTGAACACACTTACTATCGCCTCTGAGCACCACCAGCAGCCAGACTGGCTCACCAATGTACAAG ATATCGCCAATAAGGTGTTGCTGGCTCTTTTTACCGGTGAGATGCTGCTGAAGATGTACAGCCTGGGTCTACAGGCCTATTTCGTCTCCCTTTTCAACCGCTTCGACAGTTTTGTGGTGTGCGGTGGAATTCTGGAGACTATCCTGGTAGAGACTAAGATCATGTCACCCCTCGGCATCTCTGTGCTGCGCTGTGTGCGTCTGCTCCGCATCTTCAAGATCACCAG GTACTGGAACTCTCTCAGTAATCTAGTGGCGTCTCTGCTGAACTCGGTGCGCTCTATCGCGTCCCTGCTTCTGCTGCTCTTCctgttcatcatcatcttcagtcTGCTCGGAATGCAGCTCTTTGGTGGCAAGTTCAACTTTGACGAGACGCGCCGCAGCACCTTCGATAACTTCCCGCAGTCTCTCCTCACCGTCTTTCAG ATTTTGACCGGAGAGGACTGGAACTCTGTGATGTATGATGGGATCATGGCATATGGTGGGCCCTCCTTTCCTGGCATGCttgtctgcatttatttcatcatcctcttcatctgCGGAAACT ACATCCTCCTGAATGTCTTCTTGGCCATTGCCGTGGACAACCTGGCAGACGCAGAGAGTCTGACATCTGcgcagaaagaggaagaggaggagaaagagaggaagaagcTGGCCAG AACGGCCAGTCCAGAGAAGCGGCAGAACTCTGAGAAACCACCTCTGGAGGatgaaaagaaagaggaaaagatTGAACTTAAATCCATCACTTCTGATGGAGAGACTGCCACCAAG ATCAACATAGATGAGTACACAGGGGAGGAGAATGAGGAGAAGAATCCATATCCTGTGAACGACTTCCCAG CAGGAGAGGAGGACGATGAGGAGCCAGAGATGCCAGTAGGTCCTCGTCCACGTCCACTCTCTGACATTCAGCTGAAGGAGAAAGCTGTCCCCATGCCAGAAGCCAGGGCTTTCTTTATTTTCAGCCCCAATAACAA gTTCAGGGTTTTGTGTCATAAGATTGTAAACCACAACATCTTCACCAATTTAATCCTGTTCTTTATACTGCTGAGCAGTATTTCACTGGCAGCGGAGGACCCAGTGAATAATGACTCATTCAGGAATcag ATTCTAGGCTATGCAGATTACGTGTTTACAGGAATCTTCACCATAGAGATCATTCTGAag ATGACAGCGTATGGAGCATTCCTACATAAGGGTTCATTTTGTcggaattattttaatattttggatcTGGTGGTGGTCAGTGTGTCTCTGATCTCCTCTGGAGTTCA GTCAAGTGCCATTAATGTAGTAAAGATTCTCAGAGTGCTGAGGGTGTTGAGGCCCCTGAGAGCAATCAACAGAGCCAAGGGCCTCAAA CATGTggtccagtgtgtgtttgtagcCATCCGTACCATCGGGAACATCGTCATCGTCACCACTTTGCTGCAGTTCATGTTTGCCTGTATTGGTGTTCAACTTTTCAAG GGCAAATTCTTCTACTGCACAGACACCTCTAAACAGACACATTCCGAATGCAG aGGGTCCTATATATTATACAAAGATGGGAATGTTGGGAAACCAGAGAAAGCACAGCGTTCATGGGAGAACAGTGACTTCAACTTTGATGATGTCCTGCAGGGCATGATGGCTCTGTTTGCCGTATCCACTTTTGAGGGTTGGCCAGG GCTCCTCTACAGAGCCATTGACTCCCATACAGAGGATGTTGGCCCAATCTACAACTACCGTGTGATCATCTCTATATTCTTCATCAtctacatcatcatcatcgccTTCTTCATGATGAACATATTCGTAGGTTTCGTCATTGTGACATTTCAGGAGCAGGGAGAGCAAGAGTACAAAAACTGTGAGCTGGACAAGAACCAG CGTCAGTGTGTGGAATATGCCCTGAAGGCCCGTCCCCTGCGCAGGTACATCCCCAAGAACCCGTATCAGTATAAGGTTTGGTACGTGGTGAACTCTACCTACTTTGAGTACCTGATGTTCACCCTCATTCTTCTCAACACCATCTGCCTGGCCATGCAG CATCATGGCCAATCTCAGTCGTTCAGCAAAGCCATGAATATCCTCAACATGTTGTTCACCGGCCTCTTCACTGTGGAAATGATCCTCAAACTCATCGCCTTCAAACCCAGG CATTATTTTGTTGATGCATGGAACACGTTTGATGCCCTTATTGTAGTGGGTAGTGTTGTTGATATAGCCATCACAGAGGTTAAC CCAGctgacccctcctcctctccCCCCTCCTCTGTGGTAAGACCAATG GGCCTCCAAAACACTGAAGATAACGCCAGGATCTCAATCACATTCTTTCGGCTGTTCCGTGTGATGAGGCTGGTGAAGCTCCTGTCTCGGGGAGAGGGCATTCGGACGCTGCTCTGGACCTTCATTAAATCCTTTCAG GCTCTTCCCTATGTTGCTTTGCTGATCGTGATGCTGTTCTTCATCTACGCCGTCATTGGGATGCAG ATGTTTGGTAAGATTGCCCTGAGGGACAACAGCCAGATCAACCGAAACAACAACTTTCAGACGTTTCCTCAGGCTGTTCTGCTGCTCTTCAg GTGTGCAACAGGGGAGGCATGGCAGGAAATCATGCTGGCCTGTTCTCCGAACCGCCCGTGTGAgaaggggtcagaggtcagccaCAACAGTGAAGACTGTGGCAGCCACTTTGCCATCATCTACTTTGTTAGCTTTTATATGCTTTGCGCCTTCCTG ATCATTAACCTCTTTGTGGCCGTCATCATGGACAACTTTGACTATTTGACACGTGACTGGTCGATATTGGGGCCGCATCACCTGGATGAGTTTAAGAGGATATGGGCAGAGTACGATCCTGAGGCCAA GGGACGGATAAAGCACCTGGATGTGGTGACGTTGCTGCGCAGGATTCAGCCTCCCCTTGGGTTTGGAAAGCTTTGTCCACATAGAGTGGCGTGCAAG CGGCTTGTGTCCATGAACATGCCTCTCAATAGTGACGGGACGGTGATGTTCAACGCAACTCTCTTTGCTCTAGTACGAACGGCTCTACGCATCAAAACGGAAG GTAACCTGGAGCAAGCGAATGAGGAACTCAGGGCCATCGTGAAGAAGATCTGGAAGAGGACGAGCATGAAGCTGCTGGATCAAGTCGTTCCCCCTGCTGGAG ATGATGAAGTAACAGTGGGGAAGTTCTATGCCACATTCCTGATTCAGGAATACTTCAGGAAATTTAAGAAGCGCAAGGAACAGGGCCTGGTGGCCAAAATTCCTCCAAAGACTGCTCTTTCATTGCAG GCTGGCCTGCGTACACTGCATGATATGGGTCCTGAGATCAGAAGAGCGATATCAGGAGACCTGACTGTggaggaggagctggagagagCCATGAAGGAAACCGTGTGTGCTGCATCTGAGGATGATATCTTCAGG CGGTCTGGCGGTCTCTTCGGTAACCACGTCAACTACTACCACCAGAGTGACGGCCACGCCTCCTTCCCACAGTCCTTCACAACACAGCGGCCGTTGCACATCAGTAAATCCGGGAGTCCTGGCGAAACAGAATCTCCGTCTCATCAGAAGCTTGTTGACTCCACCTTCACTCCGAGCAGTTACTCTTCCTCAGGATCCAACGCAAACATTAACAACGCCAACAACACAGCCATCGGACACCGGTACCCCAAACCTACCGTCAGCACAGTGGACGGACACACGGGACCGCCCCTCACCACCGTCCCACTGCCACGGCCCACATGGTGCTTTCCTAACAAGAG CTCTGATTCCAGTGACAGTCGTCTCCCTATAATCCGGCGAGAGGAAGCATCTACAGATGAGACGTACGATGAAACATTACTAGATGAGAGAGATCAGACCATGCTCTCCATGGACAT GATGGAATTTCAGGATGAAGAGAGCAAGCAGTTGGCTCCCATGGTGGAGGCGGATGTAGGGGAGGAGAGGAGGCCGTGGCAGTCTCCACGGCGACGGGCCTTTCTCTGCCCCACTGCACTgg GTCGACGGTCTTCCTTTCACTTGGAGTGTCTGAGAAAACATAACAGACCTGATGTTTCTCAGAAAACAGCACTACCACTGCATCTAGTGCATCATCAG GCTCTGGCTGTGGCAGGGTTGAGTCCCTTGCTGAGACGGAGTCATTCTCCGACGCTGTTCACGCGTCTGTGTTCCACACCTCCTGCGAGTCCCAGCGGCCGTGGCGGGGGAGGGCCGTGCTACCAGCCCGTTCCGTCTCTGCGGTTGGAGGGCAGCGGATCTTACGAGAAACTCAACAGCAGCATGCCGTCTGTGAACTGCAGCTCGTGGTACAGTGACAGTAATGGCAACCACAGGGGGAGCGTGCAGAGGACGCAGCGACCCGTGTCCCTCACGGTTCCTCCGGTCACACGCAGAGACTCCATATCCGTGGCACATGGGAGCGCCTGCAGCCTCGTGGAGGCG GTGTTGATATCCGAGGGTTTGGGTCACTATGCACAGGATCCCTCCTTCATCCAGGTAGCGAAGCAGGAACTAGCGGACGCCTGCGACATGACCATGGAGGAGATGGAGAACGCTGCCGACAACATTCTCAATGCCAACGCGCCACCCAATGCCAACGGAAACCTGCTACCCTTCATACAGTGCAGAGACACTGGCTCCCAGGAGTCCCGTTGCAGCCACACGCTGAACCTCTCGACCGCCACGGGCTCCGATGAGCTGCTGGGGGTGGAGTTAGAGTGCTCCGAGGGGGCGGGGCAGCGGAACAGCACTCTGATGGAGGACGAGGACATGGAGTGCGTGACCAGTTTGTAG